One window of the Methylocystis parvus OBBP genome contains the following:
- a CDS encoding MaoC family dehydratase, protein MSKSKINVGNFFEDFRIGQILRHAAPRTVTVGEVALYTALYLPRFAVQSSKAFAQAIGYQEAPIDDMLVFHLVLGKTVPDVSLNALANLGYADFKFLIPVYPGDTLDAVSEVIGLKENSNRETGVVYVRTTGKNQRGETVLSYARWVMVKKRDKDAPVGPAIVPDLPKAVPPSELGQAVPKLNVAAYDKALAGSPFFWGDYEVGEKIDHIDGMTVEEAEHMLATRLYQNNSKVHFNQYYESQGRFGKRIIYGGHVISMARALSFNGLENVFHISAVNGGKHVNPLFAGGTIFAWTEVLDKAEIPGRTDIGALRLRLVATKDKPCAEFPLTGPGGKPDSAVLLDLDYWAVLPR, encoded by the coding sequence ATGAGCAAGTCGAAAATCAACGTCGGCAATTTCTTCGAGGACTTCAGGATCGGCCAGATCCTGCGCCACGCCGCGCCGCGCACGGTCACGGTCGGCGAGGTCGCGCTTTACACCGCGCTCTATCTGCCGCGCTTCGCCGTACAATCCTCCAAGGCTTTCGCCCAGGCTATCGGCTATCAGGAAGCGCCGATCGACGACATGCTCGTTTTCCATCTGGTGCTCGGCAAGACGGTGCCGGACGTCTCGCTCAATGCGCTCGCCAATCTTGGCTACGCCGATTTCAAATTCCTCATTCCCGTCTATCCGGGCGACACGCTCGACGCCGTGTCAGAGGTCATCGGCCTCAAGGAAAACTCCAACAGGGAAACGGGCGTCGTCTATGTGCGCACGACGGGCAAGAACCAGCGCGGCGAGACCGTGCTCTCCTACGCCCGCTGGGTGATGGTGAAGAAGCGCGACAAGGACGCCCCTGTCGGCCCCGCCATCGTGCCGGACCTGCCCAAGGCCGTGCCGCCGTCGGAGCTGGGCCAGGCCGTGCCGAAGCTCAATGTCGCCGCCTATGACAAGGCGCTCGCCGGCTCGCCCTTCTTCTGGGGCGATTACGAGGTGGGCGAGAAGATCGACCATATAGACGGCATGACGGTGGAGGAGGCCGAGCATATGCTCGCGACGCGCCTCTACCAGAACAATTCGAAGGTGCACTTCAACCAGTATTACGAGTCGCAGGGCCGCTTCGGCAAACGCATCATCTATGGCGGCCACGTGATCTCCATGGCGCGCGCCTTGTCCTTCAACGGCCTCGAGAACGTCTTCCACATCTCCGCGGTGAATGGCGGCAAGCACGTCAACCCGCTTTTCGCCGGCGGCACCATCTTCGCGTGGACCGAGGTGCTGGACAAGGCGGAGATCCCCGGCCGCACGGACATCGGCGCGCTGCGCCTGCGCCTCGTCGCGACGAAGGATAAGCCCTGCGCGGAGTTCCCGCTGACCGGCCCCGGTGGCAAGCCGGATTCGGCCGTGCTGCTCGATCTCGATTACTGGGCGGTGCTGCCGCGCTGA